Proteins from a single region of Cydia splendana chromosome 9, ilCydSple1.2, whole genome shotgun sequence:
- the LOC134793962 gene encoding activating signal cointegrator 1 complex subunit 2 homolog, translating to MLRKCVALAALGCVLAQHQQYQVQQQEQQEIPPHLLRQYLAQQAPAHTQVIARAQPAPARLPYQVQAEPQYQQYQPAPQQYRPAPQPQPQYRPQPAQYQPARQQDAREPEDYDPHPSYQFGFDVNDDQYTNYQNRKEQRDGDVIKGSYSVVDSDGFIRTVTYTADPKEGFKAEVSRQPTDIVVKIPTPKPQPQSLQPQPQHQHQPQPQHQQQQQQPQYYRYQQ from the exons ATGTTGCGTAAGTGCGTGGCGTTGGCGGCATTGGGGTGTGTTTTGGCGCAACACCAGCAGTATCAAGTTCAACAACAGGAACAG CAAGAAATCCCACCACACCTCCTGAGACAGTACTTGGCACAGCAAGCACCAGCGCATACGCAGGTCATCGCCCGCGCACAACCAGCACCCGCTAGACTG CCGTACCAAGTACAAGCCGAGCCTCAGTATCAGCAGTACCAACCAGCGCCTCAACAGTACAGACCCGCACCTCAACCTCAACCTCAGTACAGACCTCAACCTGCTCAGTACCAGCCCGCGAGACAACAGGACGCCCGCGAGCCTGAAGACTACGAT CCTCACCCATCCTACCAGTTCGGTTTCGACGTGAATGACGACCAGTACACCAACTACCAGAACAGGAAGGAACAGAGGGACGGTGACGTCATCAAGGGCTCGTACTCCGTCGTGGACAGCGATGGGTTCATCAGGACCGTTACGTATACTGCTGATCCTAAGGAAGGCTTCAAGGCTGAG GTGTCCCGACAGCCCACCGACATCGTGGTAAAGATCCCCACGCCGAAACCCCAGCCGCAGAGCCTCCAGCCGCAACCCCAGCACCAGCACCAGCCGCAACCCCAGCACCAGCAGCAACAGCAGCAGCCGCAGTACTACCGTTACCAACAGTAA
- the LOC134793963 gene encoding KRAB-A domain-containing protein 2-like: MSEIEEDVNREEFNRRIEEMFVSKKAPNTLLLSRSRYNTLIEQVKAAKLKTKKTPADYRRAKRYDVIKTTEGERLIMAAKPGQTTQQIFVTMDEIYDVVRVNHLKLIHGGRTRMMEFIKPMYKNVTAECVSVYLSMCKGCKNKSFKREKRLPITPDDNSELQEGASHNSDEDDTTELDPFKIGSSETLVVIPVQERQSNPISEETYPELYSRGQIDILAVTGEETEEYKYMLVYRDFISKFTHLRALKTTSIEESGDNLLDIFLVFGAPNILQSKNGTALTAPICKRITVLCPDIIILTSESNFRAQDLEGKTNEDILKKMNMWLSRNNKVKWQKGLKFVQHSLNTKFHATLCRTPSELVFGVDPRKGIASALPMDVCQALSSDTDLKRTLEKKENQNTEQIMSEESLILPCDFIKIEAMEDEEIE; this comes from the coding sequence ATGTCGGAAATCGAAGAAGACGTCAATAGAGAAGAATTCAATCGAAGAATTGAAGAAATGTTTGTATCCAAGAAGGCTCCAAACACATTACTACTATCACGTTCCAGGTATAACACGCTTATCGAACAAGTTAAAGCGGCAAAGTTAAAAACAAAGAAGACGCCCGCGGACTATCGACGGGCAAAACGATATGATGTGATCAAAACAACAGAAGGAGAAAGGCTCATAATGGCCGCCAAGCCCGGTCAAACTACGCAACAAATATTCGTTACTATGGACGAAATATACGACGTTGTACGTGTCAACCATTTGAAATTAATCCACGGTGGCCGAACGAGAATGATGGAATTTATAAAACCAATGTACAAAAACGTCACCGCTGAATGTGTATCCGTTTACTTATCTATGTGTAAGGgttgtaaaaataaaagttttaaaaGAGAAAAACGGTTGCCTATTACACCAGATGATAATTCGGAATTACAGGAAGGAGCTTCACATAACTCTGATGAAGATGATACGACAGAACTTGACCCCTTCAAAATTGGCAGTTCAGAAACACTAGTTGTGATTCCAGTTCAAGAAAGACAATCAAATCCTATTTCAGAGGAAACATACCCTGAACTTTATTCTAGAGGACAAATAGATATACTAGCGGTGACAGGAGAAGAAACTGAAGAATATAAGTATATGCTGGTTTATAGAGACTTTATATCCAAATTTACTCATCTAAGAGCATTGAAGACGACCTCCATCGAAGAGTCCGGTGATAACCTACTTGATATTTTCTTGGTATTTGGTGCACCGAACATTCTGCAATCTAAAAACGGGACCGCCTTGACAGCCCCGATTTGCAAACGAATAACGGTATTATGCCCCGATATTATAATTCTCACCTCCGAATCTAATTTTAGAGCTCAAGACTTAGAAGGAAAGACAAATGAAGATATTCTTAAGAAAATGAATATGTGGTTGTCGAGAAATAATAAAGTGAAATGGCAAAAGGGCTTGAAATTTGTTCAGCATTCGTTGAATACGAAGTTTCATGCTACTTTATGTAGGACGCCTAGTGAATTAGTATTTGGCGTAGATCCGAGGAAAGGTATAGCGTCAGCATTGCCTATGGATGTATGTCAGGCTTTATCATCTGATACTGATTTAAAAAGAACGTTAGAAAAGAAGGAGAATCAAAATACAGAACAAATTATGTCGGAGGAATCGTTGATATTGCCGTGCGATTTTATCAAAATTGAAGCTATGGAAGACGAGgaaattgaataa
- the LOC134793961 gene encoding uncharacterized protein LOC134793961 encodes MSRTVLILLSLAVACHAWSVPFYPVQRAPMRMRYTRYAPQPPPKPHRIPIPVHETTEEYQRPKRGHDNDFYGHDHDHDQTRGVTGPIHTFVKTDKNANYKWGVRHHVGNKYAS; translated from the exons ATGAGCAGAACAGTTCTT ATTCTCCTGTCATTAGCAGTAGCATGCCACGCCTGGTCCGTGCCCTTCTACCCCGTGCAAAGGGCCCCAATGAGGATGAGATACACCAGATACGCTCCACAACCGCCACCGAAACCACACAGGATTCCCA TTCCAGTTCACGAGACCACCGAAGAATACCAAAGGCCGAAGCGAGGTCACGACAACGACTTCTACGGTCATGACCACGACCACGACCAGACCCGGGGTGTGACCGGGCCCATCCACACTTTCGTGAAgaccgacaaaaatgccaactacAAGTGGGGGGTCAGACACCATGTTGGAAATAAATACGCTTCGTAA